A portion of the Bombus terrestris chromosome 3, iyBomTerr1.2, whole genome shotgun sequence genome contains these proteins:
- the LOC100645116 gene encoding zinc finger protein 420: METHENEQYVTFPLSEVHDSIQDNIISHEEICEPVDECVLQEGLTEVSVTDVNSSITEAQVAVEILAKHSDEEDKNRVVYPIYIKEEEQHQYTSGDDESMAVEALRQLGGMYPCFEDKKVCSRCANMFTQAELTKHRTTCFASKLSCITCGERFERKIDLNNHIVCHQVDRPHACRTCGNLFRSKNNLRCHMLQVHQVQKPHKCTICGADFQRPSSLSNHMKIHTYVAGRAIMQSQSDNVSQSEETFRKWPENMTESQNNQVPSSSVQTVQSYDTVQWTVPSYNFQSEQAAVNSISNPEEKIDTLHEFTVMPNGEVTQFEYTQQNNINNQVNQQYNLSLNSFNNADTMVKVETLSYNSEDRKNYIEVETNGTKQHTCRHCGISFSRATALVSHEKTHTSKNWNMPIECEYCDKQFQDGNHLATHQTTCAKKLMQNNVEQGTPNNKWGKHACSECGKKFTTKQKMFRHQWIHRKKTHSCEVCGSQFEKQNQLDEHRLSAHPGDSPFTCTECGKSFVSRQGLWEHGRTHAGSPAHFHCDTCSKTFSSRQGYLIHHRTHTGERPYGCKFCWKAFRDGGTLRKHERIHTGERPHVCPLCSRAFNQKVVLREHVRWVHAAGKNETEVTGPPFSCPICGALNQDRDELCAHIVKHSDQMIAEAKAKTNNNAPKTKPVKKKSKLSANTYLQGKQGAGNLIIPKSEETEALLSITESDKSDDQQILSDKQNNTFLVVTTEKRDENYIAISEIKSEDVQLLVDEKQDENIHISQANHSHRESLNTTRIVSTERERSALHTTSSHNEITTMHLIQTSKQTNTLHLISKQNESLPVLTLPNPQSHENFSSQIAQISNDDLPMDMVTHHSTRQNQEIKNHSEVGQESLIQEGGSQTAVIQVVQYHQQDSDDGEELVCGICGEDFNDKNVLMEHVKIHI, from the coding sequence ATGGAAACTCATGAGAATGAGCAGTATGTTACATTTCCCCTTTCAGAGGTACACGATAGTATACAGGATAATATTATATCTCATGAAGAAATATGTGAACCAGTTGACGAATGTGTTCTACAAGAAGGACTCACTGAAGTATCTGTTACAGACGTTAATTCTAGTATCACAGAAGCACAGGTTGCAGTTGAGATTTTAGCAAAACATTCCGACGAGGAAGATAAAAATCGCGTAGTATATCCTATATATattaaagaagaagaacaacATCAATATACATCTGGGGACGATGAATCAATGGCTGTGGAAGCTCTACGACAACTTGGAGGCATGTATCCTTGTTTCGAAGACAAAAAAGTATGTTCCCGTTGTGCAAACATGTTCACACAAGCTGAGTTAACAAAGCATCGTACTACCTGTTTTGCTAGTAAATTATCATGTATTACCTGTGGAGAAAGattcgaaagaaaaatagatttaaacaATCATATAGTTTGTCATCAAGTAGATCGCCCACATGCTTGTAGAACTTGTGGCAACTTGTTTCGTTCAAAGAACAATTTAAGATGTCATATGTTGCAAGTGCACCAAGTGCAAAAACCTCATAAATGCACCATATGTGGAGCAGATTTTCAAAGGCCTTCTAGTTTATCCAATCATATGAAAATTCATACATATGTTGCTGGGCGCGCCATTATGCAGTCACAGAGTGATAATGTATCACAGTCAGAGGAAACATTCAGAAAATGGCCTGAAAATATGACAGAATCCCAAAATAATCAAGTGCCATCTTCGTCTGTACAAACGGTTCAAAGCTATGATACAGTTCAATGGACAGTTCCATCTTATAACTTTCAAAGTGAGCAGGCAGCAGTTAATTCAATATCTAATCCTGAGGAAAAAATAGACACTTTACATGAATTTACTGTAATGCCAAATGGAGAAGTAACACAGTTTGAATATActcaacaaaataatataaataatcaagTCAATCAGCAATACAATCTTTCATTAAACTCATTTAATAATGCTGATACAATGGTAAAAGTTGAAACTTTATCGTATAATAGTGAAGATAGAAAGAATTATATAGAAGTTGAAACAAATGGTACAAAACAGCATACTTGTAGACATTGTGGAATTAGTTTTTCTCGCGCAACAGCATTGGTATCCCATGAAAAAACTCATACATCTAAAAATTGGAACATGCCAATTGAATGTGAGTATTGTGATAAACAGTTTCAAGATGGTAATCACTTAGCAACGCATCAAACAACTTGTGCGAAGAAACTAATGCAAAATAATGTTGAACAAGGTACGCCTAATAATAAATGGGGTAAACACGCATGTTCTGAATGTGGCAAAAAATTTACAACCAAACAAAAAATGTTCAGACATCAGTGGATTCATAGAAAGAAAACACATTCTTGTGAAGTATGTGGATCCCAATTTGAAAAGCAAAATCAGTTGGATGAACATAGATTATCGGCTCATCCTGGTGACTCTCCATTTACTTGTACAGAATGTGGTAAAAGTTTTGTATCACGTCAAGGACTTTGGGAACATGGTAGAACACATGCTGGGAGTCCCGCACATTTTCATTGTGATACATGTTCCAAAACATTTTCATCGAGACAGGGATATTTAATACACCATAGAACTCATACTGGAGAAAGGCCATATGGTTGTAAATTTTGCTGGAAAGCGTTTAGAGATGGTGGAACTCTAAGGAAACATGAACGTATTCACACAGGAGAGAGACCTCATGTTTGTCCTCTATGTTCAAGAGCATTTAATCAAAAAGTTGTTTTAAGAGAACATGTTCGATGGGTTCATGCAGCaggaaaaaatgaaactgaAGTAACTGGGCCCCCTTTTTCCTGTCCTATATGTGGTGCTTTAAATCAAGATCGGGATGAATTATGTGCACATATTGTTAAACATTCAGATCAAATGATTGCAGAAGCAAAAGCTAAAACAAACAATAATGCACCAAAAACCAAACCAGTTAAGAAAAAATCAAAATTGTCTGCAAATACATATTTACAAGGAAAACAAGGAGCTGGAAATCTTATAATTCCTAAATCAGAGGAAACTGAAGCACTTTTGTCTATTACAGAATCAGATAAATCAGATGACCAACAAATTTTAAGtgataaacaaaataatactTTCCTTGTAGTTACTACAGAAAAACGTGATGAAAATTATATTGCAATATCTGAAATTAAATCTGAAGACGTACAATTATTAGTTGATGAAAAACAAgatgaaaatattcatatttcacaaGCTAATCATAGTCACAGAGAATCTTTAAATACAACTCGCATAGTTTCTACAGAACGAGAAAGAAGTGCACTTCATACCACAAGCAGTCATAATGAAATAACTACAATGCATTTAATACAGACTTCAAAGCAAACAAATACTTTACATTTAATATCAAAGCAAAATGAATCGTTGCCTGTTCTGACACTACCAAATCCTCAGAGTCATGAAAATTTTTCCAGTCAAATTGCACAAATAAGTAATGATGATTTACCAATGGATATGGTAACTCACCATTCAACTAGGCAAAATCAAGAAATCAAGAATCACAGTGAAGTTGGACAGGAATCATTAATACAGGAGGGAGGATCCCAAACGGCTGTAATACAAGTTGTACAATATCATCAGCAAGACAGTGATGATGGAGAAGAATTAGTCTGTGGTATTTGTGGAGAAGattttaatgataaaaatgTGTTGATGGAACACGTTAAAATTcacatataa
- the LOC100645587 gene encoding peptidyl-prolyl cis-trans isomerase H encodes MPTWNQIQAQLRNPNNPVVFFDVSVGTTEIGRMIFELFEDVCPKTSENFRQFCTGEYRKDGVSLGFKGAIFHRVIKDFMIQGGDFVNGDGTGVISIYGGGTFPDENFTLKHDSPGLLSMANSGKDTNGCQFFITCAKCNFLDGKHVVFGRVIDGLLVMRKVENVPTGPNNKPKIPVTISQCGQM; translated from the coding sequence atgccAACTTGGAATCAAATTCAAGCTCAGCTACGAAATCCGAATAATCCAGTGGTATTTTTCGACGTATCTGTAGGCACTACAGAAATCGGACGAATGATTTTTGAGCTTTTCGAAGATGTTTGTCCAAAAACGTCGGAAAATTTTCGACAATTTTGCACCGGAGAGTACAGAAAAGACGGTGTATCTTTAGGTTTTAAAGGTGCCATATTTCATAGAGTCATTAAAGACTTCATGATCCAAGGCGGTGATTTTGTAAATGGCGATGGTACTGGAGTCATAAGCATCTACGGTGGTGGAACATTTCCTGAtgaaaattttacattaaaacatGACTCACCTGGATTGTTATCCATGGCCAACAGTGGCAAAGACACTAATGGTTGTCAATTTTTTATCACTTGCGCCAAATGTAATTTCTTGGATGGTAAACACGTTGTTTTTGGAAGAGTTATCGATGGACTTCTAGTTATGAGGAAAGTAGAGAATGTTCCTACAGGGCCAAACAACAAACCAAAAATTCCTGTGACGATATCTCAATGTGGACAAATGTAA
- the LOC100644997 gene encoding aromatic-L-amino-acid decarboxylase isoform X1 yields MDIQEFRMRGKEMVEYICEFMSNIHNRRVTPDVGPGYLRPLLPSEAPREPEPWEDIMRDVESKIMPGITHWQHPRFHAYFPAGNSFPSILGDMLADAIGCIGFSWAASPACTELETIVCDWFGKAIGLPTDFLYFSPGSKGGGVIQGSASECVLVCMLAARAQAIGRLKELPAHAHLDETALLGKLMAYCSRESHSCVEKDAMICFVKLRILEPDDKSVLRGETLRQAIEADTAEGYIPFFVSTTLGTTACCSFDNLREIGPVCKKYPGVWLHVDAAYAGNSFICPELKYLMAGIEYADSFNTNTNKFLLTNFDCSCLWVRDRFKLTGALVVDPLYLQHTHADTAIDYRHWSIPLSRRFRSLKLWFVMRSYGISGLQAYIRNHVQLAKRFEALVRKDSRFELCNEVVLGLVCFRAKGTDKLNQKLLSAINDSGKLHMVPARVNQRFTIRFALAAPNATASDVDIAWSIITDYLAELLESKDVMDELTQRKMLEEKKRATLEQRRSFFVRMVSDPAIQPGFTKTPNRTGGKLDTQATIGGIGSNPTNSATMSDGRRSWISWPLAYLMKDAADTSELSLRFRHLDTMVRLKASGTGSRRGSSNGCSPDPSPSASPSRGRSPNGRA; encoded by the exons ATGGACATTCAGGAGTTTCGCATGCGTGGCAAGGAGATGGTGGAGTACATTTGCGAATTCATGAGTAATATTCACAACCGGAGAGTAACACCGGACGTTGGCCCCGGATATTTGAGACCCCTTCTACCATCGGAAGCACCGCGGGAACCCGAACCTTGGGAGGACATCATGAGGGACGTCGAATCGAAGATCATGCCCGGA ataacTCACTGGCAACATCCACGGTTTCACGCGTACTTTCCAGCTGGAAATTCCTTTCCATCGATTCTTGGCGATATGTTGGCGGATGCAATAGGTTGCATTGGGTTTTCATGG GCGGCCAGTCCAGCCTGCACGGAGCTCGAGACGATAGTCTGTGACTGGTTCG GCAAAGCTATTGGTCTACCGACGGACTTTCTTTATTTTAGCCCTGGTAGCAAAGGAGGTGGTGTGATACAA GGCTCAGCTTCGGAGTGTGTTTTGGTGTGTATGCTGGCAGCAAGAGCTCAAGCTATTGGTAGATTAAAAGAGTTACCTGCTCACGCACATTTGGACGAAACTGCTCTTTTAGGAAAATTAATGGCTTATTGTAGTCGCGAAAGTCACAGCTGTGTCGAAAAGGACGCGATGATCTGCTTCGTAAAATTAAGGATTTTGGAGCCCGACGACAAGAGCGTTCTTCGTGGTGAAACTTTGCGTCAG GCAATCGAAGCTGATACAGCCGAAGGATACATCCCCTTCTTCGTTTCTACTACTTTAGGCACGACTGCTTGTTGTTCCTTCGATAATCTCAGAGAAATCGGTCCAGTTTGTAAAAAATATCCAGGC GTATGGTTACACGTGGATGCGGCTTACGCAGGCAACTCGTTCATTTGTCCGGAACTAAAGTACCTGATGGCTGGTATTGAATACGCAGATTCTTTCAACACCAACACGAACAAATTCCTATTAACGAACTTCGATTGTTCCTGTCTCTGGGTTCGTGATAGATTCAAGCTGACTGGCGCGCTCGTCGTCGATCCTCTTTACCTGCAGCATACTCACGCGGATACAGCCATCGATTATAG ACACTGGAGCATACCACTGAGCCGACGATTTCGCTCCTTGAAGCTGTGGTTCGTGATGAGAAGCTACGGGATATCCGGTTTGCAGGCCTACATTCGAAATCACGTTCAATTGGCGAAAAGATTCGAGGCGTTGGTGAGGAAGGATTCGAGATTCGAGCTCTGTAACGAAGTTGTG TTGGGCCTGGTTTGTTTCCGAGCAAAAGGCACCGACAAACTAAATCAGAAGCTTCTCAGTGCTATCAATGATTCTGGAAAGCTGCATATGGTGCCAGCCAGAGTGAATCAACGCTTCACGATTCGTTTCGCACTTGCTGCGCCGAATGCCACCGCTTCTGACGTTG ACATAGCGTGGAGCATAATCACGGATTATCTAGCTGAGTTGTTAGAGTCCAAG GATGTCATGGACGAGTTGACACAGAGGAAAATGCTCGAGGAAAAGAAGAGAGCCACTTTGGAGCAAAGAAGGTCCTTCTTCGTCCGCATGGTGTCTGATCCTGCGATTCAGCCTGGTTTTACGAAGACGCCAAACAGGACAGGGGGAAAACTCGATACTCAAGCGACTATCGGTGGTATCGGTTCGAATCCTACGAACAGCGCAAC TATGTCTGACGGTAGACGTTCGTGGATATCGTGGCCACTGGCGTATTTGATGAAGGACGCCGCCGATACTAGCGAACTATCTCTTAG attTCGTCATCTGGATACCATGGTACGGCTGAAAGCAAGCGGTACCGGAAGCCGTCGCGGAAGTAGCAACGGATGCAGTCCGGATCCATCGCCATCCGCTTCGCCGTCCCGTGGAAGATCGCCAAATGGCAGAGCGTAA
- the LOC100644997 gene encoding aromatic-L-amino-acid decarboxylase isoform X2, producing the protein MDIQEFRMRGKEMVEYICEFMSNIHNRRVTPDVGPGYLRPLLPSEAPREPEPWEDIMRDVESKIMPGITHWQHPRFHAYFPAGNSFPSILGDMLADAIGCIGFSWAASPACTELETIVCDWFGKAIGLPTDFLYFSPGSKGGGVIQGSASECVLVCMLAARAQAIGRLKELPAHAHLDETALLGKLMAYCSRESHSCVEKDAMICFVKLRILEPDDKSVLRGETLRQAIEADTAEGYIPFFVSTTLGTTACCSFDNLREIGPVCKKYPGVWLHVDAAYAGNSFICPELKYLMAGIEYADSFNTNTNKFLLTNFDCSCLWVRDRFKLTGALVVDPLYLQHTHADTAIDYRHWSIPLSRRFRSLKLWFVMRSYGISGLQAYIRNHVQLAKRFEALVRKDSRFELCNEVVLGLVCFRAKGTDKLNQKLLSAINDSGKLHMVPARVNQRFTIRFALAAPNATASDVDIAWSIITDYLAELLESKDVMDELTQRKMLEEKKRATLEQRRSFFVRMVSDPAIQPGFTKTPNRTGGKLDTQATIGGIGSNPTNSATRSWISWPLAYLMKDAADTSELSLRFRHLDTMVRLKASGTGSRRGSSNGCSPDPSPSASPSRGRSPNGRA; encoded by the exons ATGGACATTCAGGAGTTTCGCATGCGTGGCAAGGAGATGGTGGAGTACATTTGCGAATTCATGAGTAATATTCACAACCGGAGAGTAACACCGGACGTTGGCCCCGGATATTTGAGACCCCTTCTACCATCGGAAGCACCGCGGGAACCCGAACCTTGGGAGGACATCATGAGGGACGTCGAATCGAAGATCATGCCCGGA ataacTCACTGGCAACATCCACGGTTTCACGCGTACTTTCCAGCTGGAAATTCCTTTCCATCGATTCTTGGCGATATGTTGGCGGATGCAATAGGTTGCATTGGGTTTTCATGG GCGGCCAGTCCAGCCTGCACGGAGCTCGAGACGATAGTCTGTGACTGGTTCG GCAAAGCTATTGGTCTACCGACGGACTTTCTTTATTTTAGCCCTGGTAGCAAAGGAGGTGGTGTGATACAA GGCTCAGCTTCGGAGTGTGTTTTGGTGTGTATGCTGGCAGCAAGAGCTCAAGCTATTGGTAGATTAAAAGAGTTACCTGCTCACGCACATTTGGACGAAACTGCTCTTTTAGGAAAATTAATGGCTTATTGTAGTCGCGAAAGTCACAGCTGTGTCGAAAAGGACGCGATGATCTGCTTCGTAAAATTAAGGATTTTGGAGCCCGACGACAAGAGCGTTCTTCGTGGTGAAACTTTGCGTCAG GCAATCGAAGCTGATACAGCCGAAGGATACATCCCCTTCTTCGTTTCTACTACTTTAGGCACGACTGCTTGTTGTTCCTTCGATAATCTCAGAGAAATCGGTCCAGTTTGTAAAAAATATCCAGGC GTATGGTTACACGTGGATGCGGCTTACGCAGGCAACTCGTTCATTTGTCCGGAACTAAAGTACCTGATGGCTGGTATTGAATACGCAGATTCTTTCAACACCAACACGAACAAATTCCTATTAACGAACTTCGATTGTTCCTGTCTCTGGGTTCGTGATAGATTCAAGCTGACTGGCGCGCTCGTCGTCGATCCTCTTTACCTGCAGCATACTCACGCGGATACAGCCATCGATTATAG ACACTGGAGCATACCACTGAGCCGACGATTTCGCTCCTTGAAGCTGTGGTTCGTGATGAGAAGCTACGGGATATCCGGTTTGCAGGCCTACATTCGAAATCACGTTCAATTGGCGAAAAGATTCGAGGCGTTGGTGAGGAAGGATTCGAGATTCGAGCTCTGTAACGAAGTTGTG TTGGGCCTGGTTTGTTTCCGAGCAAAAGGCACCGACAAACTAAATCAGAAGCTTCTCAGTGCTATCAATGATTCTGGAAAGCTGCATATGGTGCCAGCCAGAGTGAATCAACGCTTCACGATTCGTTTCGCACTTGCTGCGCCGAATGCCACCGCTTCTGACGTTG ACATAGCGTGGAGCATAATCACGGATTATCTAGCTGAGTTGTTAGAGTCCAAG GATGTCATGGACGAGTTGACACAGAGGAAAATGCTCGAGGAAAAGAAGAGAGCCACTTTGGAGCAAAGAAGGTCCTTCTTCGTCCGCATGGTGTCTGATCCTGCGATTCAGCCTGGTTTTACGAAGACGCCAAACAGGACAGGGGGAAAACTCGATACTCAAGCGACTATCGGTGGTATCGGTTCGAATCCTACGAACAGCGCAAC ACGTTCGTGGATATCGTGGCCACTGGCGTATTTGATGAAGGACGCCGCCGATACTAGCGAACTATCTCTTAG attTCGTCATCTGGATACCATGGTACGGCTGAAAGCAAGCGGTACCGGAAGCCGTCGCGGAAGTAGCAACGGATGCAGTCCGGATCCATCGCCATCCGCTTCGCCGTCCCGTGGAAGATCGCCAAATGGCAGAGCGTAA
- the LOC100645237 gene encoding tyrosine decarboxylase — protein MNIDEFQVRGKEMIEYICEYLRTLEGKRVTANVDPGYLRPLLPKEAPAKGESWDAIMRDVDSKIMPGITHWQHPRFHAYFPAGNSFPSILGDMLSDAIGCIGFSWAASPACTELETIVLDWYAKAIDLPPEFLAEHKSSKGGGVIQGSASECILVTMLAARTQAIRTLKEQDPNTEDSAFLPRLVAYCSTEAHSCVEKAAMISLVKLRVLEPDEKGSLRGKRLESAIREDVANGLVPFYVSTTLGTTGSCAFDNLVEIGPVCKLYPNMWLHVDGAYAGNAFICPEMRPLMTGIEHADSFNTNPNKWLLVNFDCSCLWVRDRVKLTSALVVDPLYLQHARSGESIDYRHWGIPLSRRFRALKLWFVMRSYGITGLQKYIRNHIRLARRFETLMRRDKRFEITNDVRVGLVCFRLKESDEINQELLANINASGRLHMIPARVMGKYILRFCVIKENATDDDIDYAVDVIEEHATEVMLAHYEGTEDEFRAKGPKSPAALDKKLVRKFSFTRSVTRDVYKRSISKSSLHDGATPIMVVDDNSQVDTIEEDVFCNSRS, from the exons ATGAACATCGATGAGTTTCAAGTACGTGGCAAGGAGATGATCGAGTATATTTGCGAGTATCTCCGCACCTTGGAGGGAAAGAGGGTGACGGCGAACGTGGATCCAGGGTATCTAAGACCCCTACTTCCAAAAGAAGCTCCAGCGAAAGGGGAATCATGGGATGCCATAATGAGGGACGTCGACAGCAAAATAATGCCCGGG ATCACACACTGGCAGCATCCACGTTTTCACGCGTACTTTCCAGCGGGTAATTCGTTCCCTTCGATCCTCGGGGACATGCTGTCGGACGCAATCGGGTGCATAGGTTTCTCTTGGGCGGCGAGCCCGGCCTGCACGGAACTGGAAACGATCGTACTCGACTGGTACGCAAAAGCGATAGACCTACCACCGGAGTTCCTAGCTGAACACAAAAGCTCGAAAGGTGGTGGAGTGATACAAGGGTCAGCCTCCGAGTGTATTCTGGTCACCATGCTTGCAGCACGTACCCAAGCGATTCGAACCTTGAAGGAGCAAGACCCGAACACCGAGGACTCGGCCTTTCTGCCACGGTTGGTCGCCTATTGTTCCACAGAAGCTCATTCCTGCGTCGAAAAGGCAGCGATGATCAGTTTGGTGAAGCTTCGAGTTCTAGAACCAGACGAAAAAGGTTCCTTGCGAGGTAAGCGATTGGAATCTGCGATCCGCGAAGACGTGGCAAACGGTTTGGTTCCGTTTTATGTCTCCACCACTCTTGGCACTACCGGATCCTGTGCGTTCGATAATTTAGTCGAAATCGGACCAGTGTGCAAACTGTATCCTAACATGTGGCTCCACGTGGACGGTGCTTACGCTGGAAACGCGTTCATTTGCCCGGAAATGAGGCCGTTGATGACGGGTATCGAGCACGCAGACTCGTTCAACACGAATCCCAACAAGTGGTTGCTCGTTAATTTCGACTGTTCCTGCCTTTGGGTACGGGATCGAGTGAAGCTGACGTCGGCGCTCGTCGTCGATCCATTGTACCTTCAGCACGCTAGATCCGGAGAATCTATCGATTATCGTCACTGGGGAATTCCTTTGAGCAGACGATTCAGAGCGTTGAAATTGTGGTTCGTAATGAGATCGTACGGAATTACAGGATTGCAGAAGTACATAAGGAACCATATCAGGCTGGCGAGACGGTTCGAGACTCTGATGAGAAGGGACAAAAGATTCGAGATCACTAACGATGTGAGAGTTGGTCTGGTCTGCTTCAGACTGAAGGAGAGCGATGAGATCAATCAGGAATTGTTGGCGAATATTAACGCATCCGGCAGACTTCATATGATCCCAGCTAGAGTCATGGGAAAGTATATCTTGAGATTCTGCGTGATCAAGGAAAATGCTACCGACGATGATATCGATTATGCCGTGGACGTGATCGAAGAACACGCGACGGAGGTGATGCTCGCTCATTACGAAGGAACAGAAGACGAATTTAGGGCGAAGGGACCAAAGAGTCCCGCTGCATTGGACAAAAAGCTGGTACGAAAGTTCAGCTTCACCAGGAGCGTGACGAGGGACGTTTACAAAAGATCCATTTCGAAATCGAGTCTCCACGACGGTGCTACGCCCATCATGGTCGTCGATGATAACTCGCAGGTCGATACCATTGAGGAAGACGTGTTCTGCAACAGCAG GTCGTGA